A segment of the Streptomyces sp. NBC_00376 genome:
GACGCCCACCGCGACACGCTGGCCGTACCCACCGGGACCTCCTACGTCGGTGCGGACGCCGGCTCCGCCGCACTGCACGACGTGGCGCTGCTGAGCGCCATGAACGGGATGTTCGGCGGGGTCGCGCACGCGTTCGCCCTGGTCCGCAAGGAGGACATCGAGCCGACGGAGTTCGCCCGGCTGCTCGCCGACTGGCTGGTCGCCATGGTGCCCTCGGTGCACCTGATGGCCTCCCAGCTGGCCGACGGCGACTACACGCGGGGAGTGGTGTCCAACCTCGCCATGCAGGTCGCGGGCAGCCCGACGCTGCTGCGCACCGCCGAGGAGCAGGGCGTCAGCACGGAGTTGCTGACTCCGTACCTGTCCCTGATGGAGCGCCGCCTGGCCCAGGGCCACGGTCACGAGGGCACGACGGGCGTGGTCGACCTGCTCGCCCGCTGACAGCGCGGCTACGCGGCCTCCGTCGCGGCCGCCTCCCTCGAAAGCTGCACCGCCTGGCGCAGGCTCAGACCCGGCTCGGCCTTGCGGAGCGCCTTGACCGCCGCGACCGCGTCGAGCGGGCCCTGGTGTCCGCCCGCCCTGATCCGGCGCCCCGCCCAGCGGCCCCGCAGCTCCGCGTCCGGTACGCCGGCCGCGTCGGCGACCACGGCGAGGGCTCGCTCCAGGCCGGGGCGTTCTTCCGCGCCGGCGGTCTCCAGCGCCTGCCGGAGCACCTCAGCGATGGCTTCCGCGTCGCGCACCACGACCACGGCCAGATCCTGCTTCCCGTTTCCGATCATGTGGTCATGGTTTCCGAAGAGAGTGGCCCTCTCACCCGAGTTGAGCCACATCTGAGGTACGGAGGAGGCGCCCGGTCCCCGGCGACCGGAGTCCCGGGGACCGAGGTCCCTGGGACCAGGTCGCCTCCGTCCCGGGCCGGAGGCGACCGTCCGCCCCCACTGCGTACCGTCGGGGTCATGACTTCCGACCGCGACCGCCTGCCCGACCTCGACGCCTACCTCGCCCGCATCGGCTGGACCGGGGAGCGTCGGCCCACCGCCGGCGTGCTGCGCTCCGTGCACCGGGCCCATGCGCTGGGCATCCCCTTCGAGAACCTGGACCCGGTCCTCGGCAGCGCGCCCTCGCTGGCCCTCGCCGACCTGGAGGCCAAGCTCGTACGCGGTGGGCGCGGCGGGTACTGCTATGAGCACAAC
Coding sequences within it:
- a CDS encoding NAD(P)-dependent oxidoreductase translates to MNSDAFEKTPLTLLGLGAMGTALARTWLDAGHPLTVWNRSPGRAESLAALGARVVGSVAEAVAASGLVVLCLLDDASVDETLDGIDLTGKDLVNLTTSTPALARSRAAWAHERGARFVDGGIMAVPPMIGVPDSGGYIFYSGSRALFDAHRDTLAVPTGTSYVGADAGSAALHDVALLSAMNGMFGGVAHAFALVRKEDIEPTEFARLLADWLVAMVPSVHLMASQLADGDYTRGVVSNLAMQVAGSPTLLRTAEEQGVSTELLTPYLSLMERRLAQGHGHEGTTGVVDLLAR